The proteins below come from a single Triticum aestivum cultivar Chinese Spring chromosome 5D, IWGSC CS RefSeq v2.1, whole genome shotgun sequence genomic window:
- the LOC123124820 gene encoding uncharacterized protein, which yields MASTAAFCTMTDFISSSLSTGSWLIFAIVQLNGEDGSILGLEAVIANAFGLTLLAVFIIAKLASKNGMSAMVCTGSLFGFVIVIGVCVCFAIDVPVKRDTFAAYQISIVASVLQVISQLIPFRSVWVLCHAPARPPAVRSEHHQHRSRLCNTLASSAVCAQADRREPEPWQVMRNHSNAAVFDR from the exons ATGGCTTCGACCGCAGCTTTCTGCACCATGACTGATTTTATATCATCTTCACTGAGTACTGGATCTTGGCTGATCTTTGCGATCGTACAGCTAAATGGGGAAGACGGAAGCATACTTGGACTGGAGGCAGTCATAGCTAATGCTTTCGGCCTTACTCTTCTGGCTGTATTTATCATCGCCAAGCTTGCGTCAAAAAATGGAATGAGTGCCATG GTGTGTACGGGATCACTGTTTGGATTTGTCATAGTCATTGGCGTTTGCGTGTGCTTTGCTATTGATGTACCAGTCAAGAGAGACACGTTCGCAGCATATCAGATATCTATTGTTGCCAGTGTCCTTCAGGTCATCTCACAGTTGATACCCTTCCGCAGTGTG TGGGTTCTCTGCCATGCACCCGCCCGTCCACCAGCCGTTAGGAGCGAACATCACCAGCACCGTTCTCGGCTTTGTAACACTCTGGCTTCATCTGCTGTATGCGCTCAGGCCGACCGAAGAGAACCAGAACCATGGCAGGTGATGAGGAATCACAGCAATGCAGCAGTTTTTGATCGGTGA
- the LOC123120575 gene encoding uncharacterized protein, with protein MRGVKKLMTAVVVLAVCSLFVSFLEEGWVFGAIRVDPSSVFFGRKALEAGGASAWSPSPEASLKRGVAASSIRSPAPPEAGSPALRHGFDSSSNEKRHKEAMADEGEMVAPRAKGRKAWSFLYFRFPDYFALCLCSSDPPHTHLLQAIEAENGGASPPPPLPPPPPSPSEERATKRVLSTIACCMLLSNDSDLKERTPPIWPFPVE; from the exons ATGAGGGGGGTCAAGAAATTGATGACGGCTGTCGTCGTGCTTGCAGTTTGTTCTCTGTTTGTGAGTTTTCTTGAGGAAGGTTGGGTTTTCGGTGCCATTCGTGTTGATCCTTCCTCGGTGTTCTTTGGCCGAAAG GCGTTGGAAGCTGGAGGAGCATCGGCATGGTCTCCCTCTCCGGAAGCGTCGCTGAAGCGTGGCGTCGCCGCTTCGAGCATCCGTTCCCCCGCACCACCGGAAGCAGGGTCGCCTGCTCTGCGTCATGGTTTCGACAGCTCTTCCAATGAAAAACGGCACAAG GAGGCCATGGCGGATGAAGGGGAAATGGTTGCACCGCGGGCGAAGGGCAGAAAGGCATGGTCTTTTTTGTATTTCAGGTTTCCAGATTACTTTGCCCTATGTCTGTGCTCCTCGGATCCTCCTCACACGCATTTGCTGCAGGCCATCGAAGCAGAGAATGGTGGTgcgtcaccaccaccaccactaccaccaccaccacccagccCATCGGAGGAGAGAGCGACCAAAAGGGTCCTAAGCACCATTG CTTGCTGTATGCTTTTATCTAATGATTCTGATCTGAAAGAGCGGACACCACCCATTTGGCCATTTCCAGTTGAATGA